One window of Populus nigra chromosome 5, ddPopNigr1.1, whole genome shotgun sequence genomic DNA carries:
- the LOC133695068 gene encoding uncharacterized protein LOC133695068 isoform X1: protein MDYCRGGESPAILQLHKWGPSKLNIDLSEFREGFISPTRELLLLLSYQCEALLLPLVAAGESVNNCVSEPVGDERLQCRSSEALNSELCTESSRSDLKDDIPCSSASVGDFDNGFSLENGFLRSNNYGFVHDVNSLAWGVCGDTYNQHKEASFREFLFVSSSDGVTVHAFRKPDIDGGTTKSALEGEFGQGRWVDWGPSSMPAQFLKVQDSSSSCSESTSTVMADERANGNRGSLLDMDKESGPDELSKGVASKRWLRSFFIKVEIIKSEGNIWTRFPEKTSFPCSAEVVSFSVFDSTSPLLNLLNQDCSITNREESKRETIFKPESDGLYDDFCIGSYKCSRVFSSNSYDLIGFVLTPVNSASVSTGNESERSRKKSLLLVGKLDSWGIRWVSLVKLVQSVHVDHVSEWADFCFSDNLLVCLNTSGLIYFYDAMSGEFVAYIDILRASGLNPHSGLWKGEKLAMPADLQIKQLEVQHNSTPQCVDFLGKRMFRKLLIGSHASLLAVVDKYGVVYVMSTGNYFSNNHDAYDKLLQQFQHLWLGMFVGWTVGGSDIGHQWVYSNDPSTTNEKFSFLDYAGKNTLEKIQNLNHHGCEDLLLSGFSEIAVHMFHDCEASSHLVRKVFLPTERFNEDDYICFSPMGITRLMKKHDAKNHRTTQVVHFNLHTSSAVHDDRCLNNSVNKCYSQGKEASVGEVVGCTFQGFFYLVTEVGLSVVLPSVSAASDFLPVETIGYQQRTIKTDIGQQLKKMLEIGESIEPFLPWKVEVLDRVLLYEGPAEADQLCLTNGWELKISRLRRLQMALEYLKYDEIEQSLEMLVGINLAEEGILRLLFAAIYLMSHRNSNDNEVSAASRLLALASHFTTKMIRKCGSLQHKKDAYVLPGFRRTLLLSLPPVLPHKVQNKMGDSRSLHDMAHLLEIIRNLQYRLSSKFKKTGLRLMDGREELSLVEANLSQDESQLSILSADAALSETTNQQELLASVSSVGSNNEKLVLMYQDSLDFRTHLDIEDSNGVSVLVPQGGNMGKKVFPFENPKEMIARWKLDNLDLNTVVKDALLSGRLPLAVLQLHLHRSKDSETSKEMPDTFSEVRDIGRAIAYDLFLKGETEPAVATLQRLGEDVATCLKQLFFGTVRRSLRLQVAEDMRRYGYLGAYEWETFEKILIIERMYPSSSFWRTFVGQQEALKKATSTLNSPAQIKLQLLPSYMFSNLTIECGEIDGVVLGSWTSISGNSPDPVVDEDTAHAGYWAAAAVWSSAWDQRTIDRIVLDQPFIMGVHVLWESQLEYYLCHNDCEEVSKLLDLIPTSVLSDGSLQITLDNLQRAPEVGSNCEFPEYNSYICSIEELDSVCIDIPGVKIFRFPANAFCSMWLRNFMEQELAKKFIFLNEYWEGTGEIVALLARSGLITSRSDKMTMEDYSAEVSSDLNITDDGRFHVVRMEALHKLLVHYCVQYSLPNLLDLYLDHHKLVLDNDSLGSLQEAAGDCQWAKWLLLSMIKGHEYDASFCNARTIMSPNLVPDSNLNALEIDEIIHTVDDIAEGGGEMAALATLMYATDPIQNCLSSGSVKRHGSSSAQCTLENLRPTLQQFPTLWRTLVAASFGHDTTSNFLGPKGNKNALANYLNWRDNIFFSTTRDTSLLQMLPCWFPKAVRRLIQLHIQGPLGWQSLSGLPAGECRDFDFFMHAEEHTEINGVYWEATIQKHVQEELYNSSLEETKLGLEHHLHRGRALAAFNHILDVRAQKLKLEGQSGASSHGQRNVQSDVQALLAPLTQSEEAGLSSVIPLAIAHFVDSVLVSSCAFLLELCGLSASMLHVDVSALRRISSFYKLSENNEKYSQISPKGSAFQAVSHGGNVVESLAQSLADEYLHKDRVTNSKLKGTSNSFAGKQSSRALMLVLQHLEKASLPLMMDGKTCGSWLLTGIGDGTELRDQQKVASQHWNLVTLFCQMHQLPLSTKYLTVLARDNDWVGFLSEAQIGGYPFDSVVQVATKEFSDPRLKIHILTVLKGMQLRKKSGSPAYTNTGESGSETHCFQEDMLIPAELFRILADCEKQKNPGESLLKKAKEMSWSILAMIASCFPDASPLSCLTVWLEITAARETSSIKVNDIASQIADNVEAAVEATNSLPAGSRVLTVHYNRQNAKRRRLMEPMYVDSLVAIDDVSTTYGGATRPASQGAVTEEERKVDFGEKNVSSDSDEGPVSLSKMVAVLCEQQLFLPLLRAFEMFLPSCSFLPFIRALQAFSQMRLSEASAHLGSFSVRIKDEQTSMQANIGIEGRVRTSWISSTAVKAANAMLLTCPSPYEKRCLLQLLAATDFGDGGSTATYYRRLYWKINLAEPSLRKDDALHLGNQALDDASLLEALEKNGHWEQARNWARQLDASGGPWKSAVHHVTEIQAESMVAEWKEFLWDVPEERVALWGHCQTLFIRYAFPPLQAGLFFLKHAEAVEKDLPARELHELLLLSLQWLSGMITLSNPVYPLHLLREIETRVWLLAVESEAQAKSDRDFTTITSSGDPVIGNASNIIDKTASLITKMDNHINTMRSRTVEKQDARENNLAQHKNQVLDSITQTAGGSTKTKRRAKGNVLSRRSLMDPIDKSTEPEDWSTNFISRIDLPLPDENLKIEMSFSKWEERVGPAELERAVLSLLEFGQITASKQLQHKLSPAHTPPEFKLVDVALKLGAITTPGSKISISMLDEETRSVVKSYNILTEKHLLDPLQVLESLATIFTEGSGRGLCKRIIAVVKAANVLGLSFSEAFDKQPIELLRLLALKAQESFEEASLIVQTHSMPAASIARILAESFLKGLLAAHRGGYMDSQKEEGPAPLLWRFSDFLKWAELCPSEPEIGHALMRLVITGQEIPHACEVELLILSHHFYKSSACLDGVDVLVALAATRVEAYVSEGDFPCLARLITGVGNFHALNFILGILIENGQLDLLLQKYSAAAETNVETAEAVRGFRMAVLTSLKHFNPEDHDAFAMVYNHFDMKHETAALLESRAWQSSEQWFHRYDKDQNEDLLESMRYFIEAAEVHSSIDAGNKTRGACAHASLVSLQIRMPDCKWLNLSETNARRLLVEQSYFQEALIVAEAYGLNQPSEWALVLWNQMLKPELIEEFVAEFVAVLPLQPSMLVELARFYRAEVAARGDQSQFSVWLTGGGLPAEWAKYLGRSFRCLLKRTRDLRLRVQLATIATGFNDIIDTCMNALDKVPDNAAPLVLRKGHGGAYLPLM from the exons ATGGATTACTGTCGTGGCGGTGAGAGTCCGGCAATTCTGCAGCTCCACAAATGGGGCCCTTCTAAGCTCAACATCGACTTGTCGGAATTTCGCGAGGGCTTTATATCACCGACCAGGGAGCTGTTGTTGTTACTGTCTTATCAATGTGAAGCCTTGCTCCTTCCTTTAGTTGCCG CAGGGGAATCTGTCAATAATTGCGTCTCAGAACCTGTAGGTGATGAAAGGCTTCAATGTCGATCTTCGGAAGCGCTGAACTCAGAATTGTGTACTGAATCTAGTAGGTCAGATTTGAAGGATGATATTCCATGCTCTTCTGCATCTGTAGGGGATTTTGACAATggtttttctcttgaaaacgGATTTTTGAGGTCTAATAATTATGGTTTTGTTCATGATGTGAATTCACTTGCTTGGGGTGTATGTGGGGATACTTATAATCAGCACAAGGAGGCTTCATTTAGAGAGTTTCTATTTGTGTCCAGCAGCGATGGAGTTACAGTGCATGCTTTTCGCAAGCCTGATATTGATGGAGGAACAACTAAATCTGCACTGGAGGGTGAATTTGGGCAAGGGAGGTGGGTTGATTGGGGCCCTTCCTCTATGCCAGCTCAATTTTTGAAGGTTCAGGACTCTTCCAGCTCGTGTTCTGAAAGCACTTCTACTGTCATGGCTGATGAAAGGGCTAATGGAAATAGAGGAAGTCTGCTAGACATGGATAAGGAAAGTGGGCCTGATGAGTTGTCGAAAGGTGTTGCTTCAAAGAGGTGGTTGCGTTCATTTTTCATCAAAGTCGAGATTATCAAATCCGAGGGTAACATCTGGACCAGGTTTCCAGAAAAGACATCTTTTCCTTGCTCCGCAGAGGTTGTTTcctttagtgtttttgacagtACTTCACCACTTCTGAACCTACTTAACCAAGACTGTTCCATCACAAATAGGGAGGAGAGCAAGCGTGAAACCATTTTCAAACCAGAGTCTGATGGTTTGTATGATGATTTCTGTATTGGTTCATACAAATGCTCCAGAGTTTTCTCCAGCAATTCGTATGACCTAATTGGATTTGTCTTAACACCAGTCAATTCTGCTTCTGTGAGTACTGGGAATGAAAGTGAAAGAAGCAGGAAAAAAAGTCTTCTTCTTGTTGGAAAGTTAGATAGTTGGGGGATCCGATGGGTTTCCTTAGTGAAGCTTGTGCAAAGTGTTCATGTAGACCATGTATCGGAGTGGGCAGACTTTTGCTTTTCTGATAACCTTCTTGTTTGCCTAAATACTTCCGGGTTAATCTACTTTTATGATGCAATGTCTGGTGAATTTGTTGCATATATAGATATTTTACGAGCTTCTGGATTAAACCCTCATTCAGGCCTATGGAAGGGAGAAAAATTGGCTATGCCCGCTGATTTACAGATCAAACAACTTGAAGTTCAACACAATTCAACCCCCCAATGTGTTGATTTCCTTGGAAAAAGAATGTTTAGAAAGTTGCTTATTGGATCCCATGCATCCTTGTTAGCTGTAGTTGATAAATACGGAGTAGTATATGTCATGTCTACTGGTAACTATTTCTCAAACAACCATGATGCTTATGATAAATTGCTTCAGCAGTTTCAACATTTATGGCTTGGGATGTTTGTTGGCTGGACGGTTGGTGGTTCTGACATAGGGCACCAATGGGTATACTCCAATGATCCATCCACTACGAATGAAAAATTCTCCTTTTTGGATTATGCTGGAAAAAACACGCTTGAGAAAATCCAAAACTTGAACCATCATGGGTGTGAAGACTTGTTATTGAGTGGTTTTTCGGAGATAGCTGTTCACATGTTTCATGATTGTGAAGCAAGTTCACACCTGGTGCGGAAAGTCTTTCTTCCCACAGAGAGATTTAATGAAGACGATTACATCTGTTTTTCACCTATGGGAATCACTCGACTCATGAAGAAGCATGATGCAAAAAATCACAGAACCACTCAAGTTGTTCATTTTAATCTGCACACAAGCTCAGCAGTTCATGATGATAGATGCTTGAATAATAGCGTTAACAAGTGTTATAGCCAAGGGAAAGAAGCTTCTGTTGGAGAAGTAGTTGGTTGTACCTTCcagggatttttttatttggtgacTGAAGTTGGTCTTTCAGTTGTTCTTCCCTCTGTCTCTGCTGCATCTGATTTCCTTCCTGTTGAAACCATTGGATATCAGCAGCGCACTATCAAAACGGACATTGGacagcaattaaaaaaaatgctggAAATAGGAGAGTCAATTGAACCCTTCTTACCTTGGAAAGTTGAAGTTTTGGATAGAGTTCTTCTCTATGAAGGCCCGGCAGAGGCAGATCAGTTATGTTTGACTAATG GGTGGGAGTTGAAAATCTCTAGGTTGCGGCGGCTACAGATGGCATTGGAATACCTGaaatatgatgaaattgagCA ATCTCTGGAAATGCTTGTAGGCATCAACCTAGCAGAAGAAGGCATTTTGAGATTGCTTTTTGCTGCAATTTATCTGATGTCTCATAGAAATAGCAATGATAATGAGGTCTCTGCTGCATCAAG GCTCCTTGCATTAGCCAGCCACTTTACAACCAAAATGATCCGGAAATGTGGGTCGCTCCAGCATAAGAAAGATGCATACGTATTACCGGGTTTTAGGAGGACCCTTTTACTTTCTCTTCCACCAGTTCTACCACATAAAGTACAGAACAAAATGGGGGACTCAAGAAGTCTTCATGATATGGCTCACCTTTTAGAGATTATTCGGAATCTTCAATATCGACTGAGCTCAAAATTCAAGAAGACTGGCCTGAGATTG ATGGATGGTAGGGAGGAATTAAGCTTGGTGGAGGCAAATTTATCACAGGACGAATCTCAGCTTTCTATTCTTTCAGCAGATGCTGCATTATCAGAGACAACAAACCAACAAGAACTTTTGGCTTCTGTGTCTTCTGTCGGTTCTAATAATGAGAAGCTTGTTTTGATGTATCAGGATTCCTTGGATTTCAGAACTCACTTGGATATAGAAGATTCAAATGGAGTATCTGTTCTTGTGCCACAGGGTGGTAATATGGGAAAGAAAGTTTTTCCATTTGAAAATCCTAAAGAGATGATTGCACGATGGAAATTGGATAATTTAGACCTAAATACTGTGGTTAAAGATGCACTACTCTCTGGTCGTCTCCCTTTGGCAGTTCTACAATTGCATCTTCATCGTTCTAAAGATTCAGAAACCAGTAAAGAAATGCCTGATACTTTCAGTGAAGTTCGTGACATTGGAAGAGCCATTGCTTATGACCTATTTTTAAAG GGGGAAACTGAACCTGCTGTTGCAACGTTGCAAAGGCTTGGAGAGGATGTTGCAACCTGCCTCAAGCAGCTATTTTTTGGCACTGTCAGGAGATCTCTTCGACTTCAAGTTGCAGAGGATATGAGAAGATATGGTTACCTGGGAGCATATGAATGGGAAACATTTGAGAAGATATTAATCATTGAG AGGATGTACCCTAGCAGTAGTTTCTGGAGAACTTTTGTTGGTCAGCAGGAGGCACTAAAGAAAGCTACATCAACTTTAAATTCACCAGCACAAATTAAGCTGCAGCTATTGCCATCATATATGTTTAGCAATCTTACAATTGAGTGTGGTGAAATTGATGGAGTAGTTTTAGGCTCATGGACAAGCATCAGTGGGAACTCTCCTGATCCTGTGGTTGACGAAGATACTGCTCATGCTGGATATTGGGCTGCTGCTGCAGTGTGGTCTAGTGCCTGGGACCAGAGAACCATTGATCGT ATAGTTTTGGACCAACCTTTCATTATGGGTGTTCATGTATTGTGGGAATCTCAACTAGAGTACTATCTATGCCACAATGACTGTGAGGAAGTTTCCAAACTTTTAGACCTCATACCCACATCTGTTTTATCGGATGGAAGCCTCCAGATCACTTTGGACAACTTACAGCGTGCTCCAGAGGTTGGGTCCAATTGTGAATTTCCTGAGTACAACAGTTACATATGCTCCATTGAAGAATTGGATTCTGTGTGCATTGATATTCCAGGGGTCAAGATTTTCAGGTTTCCTGCCAATGCATTTTGCTCCATGTGGTTAAGGAATTTCATGGAGCAGGAGCTTGcaaagaaatttatatttttgaatgaatACTGGGAAGGCACTGGTGAAATTGTAGCTCTGCTAGCTCGTTCAGGCCTCATAACTAGCAGGTCTGATAAAATGACAATGGAGGATTATTCTGCTGAGGTTTCATCTGATCTCAATATCACAGATGATGGAAGGTTTCATGTTGTCCGCATGGAAGCTTTGCATAAATTACTTGTACATTACTGTGTGCAATATAGCTTGCCAAACCTTTTGGACCTTTACCTTGACCATCACAAATTGGTTCTAGATAATGATTCGCTTGGTTCATTGCAAGAAGCTGCA GGTGATTGTCAATGGGCAAAATGGTTGCTTTTATCTATGATTAAGGGGCATGAATATGATGCATCATTCTGCAATGCTCGAACAATAATGTCACCCAATTTAGTTCCTGATAGCAACCTCAATGCTCTGGAGATCGATGAAATAATTCATACTGTTGATGATATAGCAGAAGGTGGGGGTGAAATGGCAGCTTTAGCAACTCTAATGTATGCCACTGACCCAATACAAAATTGCTTGAGTAGTGGTAGTGTGAAAAGGCACGGTAGCTCTTCAGCTCAGTGCACTTTGGAAAACCTCAGGCCCACTTTGCAGCAATTTCCTACTCTGTGGCGCACTCTTGTTGCAGCAAGTTTTGGTCATGACacaacttctaatttcttggGTCCTAAGGGAAATAAAAATG CTTTAGCAAACTATCTAAACTGGCGTGACAACATCTTCTTCTCCACTACACGTGATACTTCACTTCTACAAATGCTGCCGTGCTGGTTTCCTAAGGCTGTGCGGAGATTGATTCAGCTTCATATTCAG GGCCCTCTTGGTTGGCAGTCATTGTCAGGTCTGCCTGCTGGAGAATGCAGAGACTTCGATTTTTTCATGCATGCTGAGGAACATACAGAGATAAATGGTGTCTACTGGGAGGCAACTATCCAAAAGCATGTTCAAGAGGAACTTTACAATTCTTCACTTGAG GAAACTAAACTTGGGCTTGAGCACCATTTACATCGCGGGCGTGCACTTGCAGCTTTTAACCATATCCTCGATGTTAGAGCTCAAAAGTTGAAATTAGAAGGCCAATCTGGTGCTTCATCACATGGACAACGAAATGTTCAGTCAGATGTTCAGGCGCTTCTTGCACCTTTGACACAAAGTGAAGAGGCTGGTCTTTCATCG GTCATTCCACTTGCTATTGCTCATTTTGTGGATTCTGTGTTGGTTTCATCATGCGCTTTTCTCCTGGAGCTTTGTGGTTTATCTGCCAGCATGCTTCATGTGGATGTTTCTGCCTTGAGGCGGATATCTTCATTTTACAAATTAAGTGAGAACAATGAGAAATATAGCCAAATTTCACCCAAAGGTTCTGCATTTCAAGCGGTATCACATGGAGGTAATGTGGTAGAGTCTCTAGCACAATCACTTGCCGATGAATATCTACACAAGGATCGTGTAACTAACTCTAAGTTAAAGGGGACTTCAAATTCATTCGCTGGTAAACAATCTTCAAGAGCTCTCATGCTAGTTCTGCAGCATTTGGAGAAAGCTAGTCTTCCACTAATGATGGATGGAAAGACTTGTGGATCTTGGCTACTGACTGGTATTGGCGATGGAACTGAATTAAGAGATCAACAAAAAGTAGCAAGCCAACACTGGAATTTAGTTACACTCTTCTGTCAGATGCATCAACTTCCCTTAAGCACAAAGTATCTTACTGTTTTAGCGAGAGACAATGATTGG GTTGGATTTCTGTCTGAAGCTCAGATTGGAGGATACCCTTTTGATTCAGTTGTCCAAGTA GCAACCAAGGAGTTCAGTGATCCACGTCTCAAAATTCATATATTAACAGTCTTAAAAGGCATGCAGTTGAGAAAGAAATCTGGTTCTCCAGCATATACAAATACTGGGGAAAGTGGGAGTGAAACTCACTGTTTCCAGGAAGACATGCTTATTCCTGCTGAGCTCTTTAGAATTTTAGCAGACTGTGAGAAGCAGAAAAATCCTGGAGAGTCTCTCTTGAAGAAAGCAAAGGAGATGTCCTGGTCAATTTTGGCAATGATTGCGTCGTGCTTTCCTGATGCGTCTCCCTTGTCCTGCCTAACAGTTTGGCTGGAAATCACCGCAGCAAG GGAAACTTCATCCATCAAGGTGAATGACATTGCATCCCAGATTGCGGATAATGTTGAAGCCGCTGTGGAAGCTACGAATTCCCTGCCAGCAGGTAGCAGGGTCTTAACAGTTCATTACAATCGGCAGAATGCAAAACGTAGGCGGCTTATGGAGCCAATGTATGTGGATTCATTGGTTGCCATCGATGATGTTTCAACTACTTATGGTGGTGCAACAAGACCTGCTTCCCAAGGCGCAGTTACtgaagaggaaagaaaagtagattttggtgaaaaaaatgtttcaagTGATTCTGATGAAGGACCTGTGTCTCTCTCTAAGATGGTGGCAGTGCTTTGTGAACAACAGTTGTTTCTACCTTTGCTGAGAGCTTTTGAAATGTTCCTTCCTTCATGTTCTTTTCTACCTTTCATCCGTGCACTTCAG GCATTTTCTCAAATGCGCCTGTCTGAAGCTTCAGCCCATCTTGGTTCCTTTTCTGTCAGGATAAAGGACGAACAAACCAGTATGCAGGCAAACATAGGAATTGAAGGGCGGGTCAGAACTTCATGGATAAGCTCGACCGCTGTAAAAGCTGCCAATGCCATGCTTTTAACTTGTCCATCTCCTTATGAAAAAAGATGTTTATTACAACTTCTTGCTGCTACGGACTTCGGTGATGGCGGATCTACCGCAACATACTATCGACGACTTTACTGGAAAATCAATTTAGCCGAGCCTTCACTGCGGAAGGATGATGCTCTACATCTTGGAAATCAGGCTCTAGATGATGCTTCACTTTTAGAAGCACTGGAAAAGAATGGGCATTGGGAGCAAGCACGTAACTGGGCCAGGCAGTTGGATGCCAGTGGTGGACCTTGGAAATCTGCTGTTCACCATGTTACTGAAATTCAG GCTGAATCCATGGTAGCTGAGTGGAAGGAGTTCCTTTGGGATGTCCCAGAAGAGAGAGTTGCTTTATGGGGCCACTGTCAGACACTGTTCATCAGATATGCCTTCCCTCCTTTACAG GCTGGGTTATTTTTCCTTAAACATGCTGAAGCTGTTGAGAAAGATCTTCCAGCGAGAGAGCTTCATGAATTGCTGCTGCTTTCTCTTCAGTGGTTAAGTGGGATGATAACTCTGTCCAATCC AGTTTATCCATTGCACCTTCTGCGAGAAATTGAGACTAGAGTATGGCTCTTGGCAGTAGAATCAGAAGCTCAGGCAAAGAGTGATAGAGACTTTACTACAATCACTTCCAGTGGTGATCCTGTTATTGGAAACGCTTCCAATATCATTGACAAGACAGCAAGTTTAATAACAAAGATGGACAATCATATCAATACAATGAGAAGCAGAACTGTAGAAAAACAAGATGCAAGGGAAAATAACCTGGCACAGCACAAAAACCAAGTATTGGATTCCATCACACAGACAGCTGGGGGTAGTACAAAGACTAAACGGAGGGCCAAAGGCAATGTGCTATCACGACGATCATTAATGGACCCCATAGATAAAAGTACTGAGCCTGAAGATTGGTCCACCAACTTCATTTCTAGAATTGACTTGCCATTGCCAGATGAAAACTTAAAGATAGAAATGTCTTTCTCGAAGTGGGAGGAAAGGGTTGGACCTGCAGAGCTGGAAAGAGCTGTTCTTTCTTTACTGGAGTTTGGACAAATTACAGCTTCCAAGCAACTTCAACATAAGCTGTCTCCAGCACACACCCCTCCTGAATTTAAACTTGTTGATGTTGCTCTAAAGCTTGGAGCAATAACAACCCCTGGAAGCAAAATATCCATATCAATGCTTGATGAGGAAACACGTTCTGTTGTCAAGTCATATAATATATTAACCGAGAAGCATCTGCTTGATCCACTGCAG GTCTTGGAGAGCTTAGCAACAATTTTTACTGAAGGGAGTGGACGCGGACTGTGTAAGAGAATTATAGCAGTTGTAAAAGCTGCAAATGTCTTGGGTCTTTCTTTCTCGGAGGCATTTGATAAGCAGCCAATCGAATTGCTTCGGCTGCTTGCTCTTAAAGCACAAGAATCATTTGAAGAAGCATCTCTCATAGTGCAAACTCATTCCATGCCAGCTGCTAGTATTGCTCGAATTCTTGCAGAATCCTTTCTCAAG GGTCTACTGGCTGCGCATCGTGGGGGATATATGGATTCTCAGAAGGAGGAAGGACCTGCTCCTTTATTATGGAGATTTTCTGACTTCTTAAAGTGGGCGGAGCTTTGCCCTTCTGAACCTGAAATTGGTCATGCGTTGATGCGTTTGGTGATTACTGGACAGGAAATACCACATGCCTGTGAG gtTGAGCTTCTTATCCTGTCACACCACTTCTACAAATCATCAGCATGCCTTGATGGAGTTGATGTTCTTGTAGCCCTTGCTGCAACCAGGGTGGAAGCTTATGTGTCTGAGGGTGATTTTCCATGTTTGGCTCGCCTGATAACTGGAGTAGGAAATTTCCATGCCCTTAATTTCATTCTTGGCATTCTCATAGAAAACGGTCAGCTGGATCTTCTTCTTCAGAAATATTCAGCTGCTGCGGAGACAAATGTGGAAACTGCTGAGGCAGTCAGAGGATTTCGAATGGCTGTTCTTACATCACTGAAGCATTTCAACCCTGAAGATCATGATGCATTTGCTATG GTCTATAACCACTTTGACATGAAGCATGAAACTGCTGCTCTTTTAGAGTCACGAGCATGGCAGTCTTCTGAGCAGTGGTTTCACCGTTATgacaaggaccaaaatgaagaCCTCCTTGAGTCCATGCGATATTTCATTGAAGCAGCTGAAGTTCACTCTTCCATTGATGCTGGCAATAAAACTCGCGGAGCTTGTGCTCACGCATCTCTTGTTTCCCTGCAAATTCGAATGCCAGATTGCAAGTGGCTGAACTTGTCTGAAACCAATGCCAGGAGATTGTTGGTTGAGCAATCCTATTTCCAGGAGGCCTTAATTGTTGCTGAAGCTTATGGTCTTAACCAGCCAAGTGAGTGGGCACTGGTACTTTGGAATCAGATGTTAAAACCAGAACTAATTGAAGAGTTTGTTGCTGAATTTGTGGCTGTGCTTCCACTTCAGCCTTCAATGCTTGTTGAATTGGCTAGATTCTACAGAGCTGAGGTAGCAGCCAGAGGTGACCAATCCCAATTCTCAGTTTGGCTGACTGGAGGTGGCTTACCTGCAGAATGGGCTAAATATCTGGGGAGATCGTTCAGATGCTTGTTAAAGAGGACACGGGATTTGAGGTTAAGGGTGCAGTTGGCCACCATTGCAACTGGTTTCAATGACATCATTGATACATGTATGAATGCATTGGATAAGGTTCCTGACAATGCTGCACCACTAGTCCTCAGGAAAGGGCATGGCGGTGCCTACCTCCCCTTGATGTGA